The Nitrospira tepida genome includes a window with the following:
- a CDS encoding helix-turn-helix transcriptional regulator has product MHPQATRREQLLRLLLERKTGLTVEELAGRLHVSRNAVRQHLTSLEAEGLVIKGATQATGGRPEQLYVLSTAGNESFPRKYSWFSELLLDSLRTEKGEDALIARFERLGNQVGTQMQAAHRLPENPTERVKHLAAVMQELGYEAKATELSGRQLPMIEATNCVFHQLAARFPEICHFDLALLSTFVGRPVVHDECIVRGGHVCRFKFKHT; this is encoded by the coding sequence ATGCACCCTCAAGCCACTCGCCGGGAGCAGCTCTTACGGTTGCTCTTGGAACGGAAAACAGGCCTCACTGTAGAGGAGCTGGCAGGCCGCCTGCACGTCTCGCGGAATGCCGTGCGGCAGCACCTGACCTCCCTTGAGGCGGAAGGCCTCGTGATCAAAGGCGCGACGCAAGCCACGGGGGGAAGGCCGGAACAATTGTATGTCCTGAGCACCGCCGGCAACGAGAGCTTTCCGCGCAAATATTCGTGGTTCTCGGAATTGTTATTGGATTCGCTCAGGACCGAGAAAGGAGAGGACGCGCTGATCGCGCGATTCGAGAGGTTGGGCAATCAAGTCGGGACACAGATGCAGGCCGCTCACCGTCTACCGGAGAATCCTACCGAACGGGTGAAGCACCTGGCGGCTGTCATGCAGGAGTTAGGGTATGAAGCGAAGGCGACGGAGTTATCGGGTCGCCAGCTTCCGATGATCGAGGCCACGAATTGTGTCTTTCACCAACTCGCCGCTCGCTTTCCCGAGATCTGCCATTTTGATCTCGCCCTGCTCTCGACCTTCGTCGGGCGCCCCGTCGTGCATGACGAATGCATTGTCCGGGGCGGGCATGTCTGCCGATTCAAATTTAAGCACACCTGA
- a CDS encoding DUF4382 domain-containing protein: MNTTENHSTPLIIGLMGVLLTALIAGCGSNGGDSTQPGVLSVSLTDAPACGFDEVNVTVGKVRVHQSDNASDNSSGWADITLDPPRKINLLDLNDPTQPNFALEHLGEAPLAAGHYTQLRLVLVPNSPGQRLANSVVLSGQPSELALDTPSGVQTGIKLIHQFTVDPGQRVDLLLDFDACQSVVKRSNNTYALKPVIKAIPFALNGIEGFLDQSLTNVVVSAQMNGAIVRATVPNSLTGKFFLARLDPAQYDVVITADNHATAVIAGVPVTSDTSTTIISTQAAPILLQASTARSISGTVTLNPSTDDPTVFVAAKQSLNGGPVVTVKSQPATLVAGNPPGDSEYALMLPSGAPSLGQYSPTLPITLNAAAQSAVAGKYTMEASAIGYATQTAVNVDISAADATQNFLLSP; encoded by the coding sequence ATGAACACAACCGAGAACCATTCCACACCGCTCATCATAGGGCTCATGGGAGTACTGCTCACTGCTCTGATAGCCGGATGCGGCAGCAATGGTGGGGATAGTACGCAGCCTGGTGTCCTGAGCGTGTCGCTAACCGATGCGCCGGCCTGCGGCTTTGATGAGGTGAATGTCACCGTCGGCAAAGTGCGGGTGCATCAAAGCGACAACGCGAGTGACAACAGCAGCGGCTGGGCCGATATCACGTTAGACCCACCGCGCAAAATCAATCTGCTCGATCTTAACGATCCCACGCAACCAAATTTTGCGCTTGAACATCTCGGCGAGGCCCCGCTGGCGGCAGGCCATTACACGCAATTGCGCCTGGTGTTGGTCCCCAACAGCCCCGGTCAGCGCTTGGCCAATTCGGTTGTGCTGTCCGGCCAACCTAGTGAACTTGCGTTGGATACGCCCAGTGGAGTCCAAACCGGAATTAAATTGATCCATCAGTTCACCGTGGATCCCGGACAACGGGTCGATCTGCTGCTGGACTTTGACGCCTGCCAGTCGGTCGTGAAACGCAGTAACAATACATACGCGCTCAAACCCGTGATCAAAGCCATTCCTTTTGCGTTGAACGGCATCGAAGGCTTTCTTGATCAGTCTCTGACCAATGTCGTCGTCTCGGCCCAAATGAACGGTGCGATCGTTCGCGCGACGGTGCCGAACTCGCTGACCGGCAAATTCTTCCTCGCCCGGCTTGACCCGGCACAGTACGACGTCGTCATCACGGCGGACAACCATGCGACCGCGGTCATCGCCGGGGTGCCGGTCACAAGCGACACCAGCACGACCATCATTAGCACTCAAGCTGCGCCAATCCTGTTGCAGGCCTCCACCGCCAGGAGCATTAGCGGCACGGTGACCTTGAACCCGTCAACCGACGACCCAACAGTCTTTGTTGCGGCAAAGCAATCGCTCAACGGCGGTCCCGTCGTCACCGTGAAATCGCAACCCGCCACCCTTGTAGCCGGTAATCCACCCGGCGACTCTGAGTACGCCCTCATGCTGCCCAGCGGCGCGCCATCGCTTGGCCAATACAGCCCCACCCTGCCCATTACACTGAATGCAGCGGCGCAGTCCGCAGTGGCAGGAAAGTATACGATGGAGGCCTCCGCGATCGGATATGCCACTCAGACGGCCGTCAATGTGGATATTTCTGCTGCTGATGCGACACAGAACTTTCTCCTGAGCCCTTAA
- a CDS encoding DUF4276 family protein → MSRSLGLIAEDHSDVKVIRALIPRITGGRHCKVKPFVGHGCGKIRGKCRQWAINLRSRGCTSLVVVHDLDNKSATDLENELREALNPSPISRHAIVVPVQMIESWLLSDAIAIQKVFNLPSPPNSIPNPEALFDPKSKLEELVYISSGKRKRYINTIHNELIAAEANLERLRKCASFLPLEEFIRTIFHSARD, encoded by the coding sequence ATGTCTAGAAGCCTTGGCTTAATCGCAGAAGATCATAGCGACGTCAAAGTAATTAGAGCGCTCATACCAAGAATCACTGGTGGTCGCCACTGTAAGGTAAAACCATTCGTCGGACATGGATGCGGCAAGATAAGAGGAAAGTGCAGGCAGTGGGCCATAAACCTTCGTTCACGAGGATGCACCTCATTGGTAGTTGTCCATGACTTAGATAACAAGTCGGCGACAGATCTTGAAAATGAACTGCGGGAAGCTCTGAATCCTTCACCGATCTCAAGACACGCGATTGTTGTTCCAGTTCAAATGATTGAGTCCTGGCTTTTGTCGGACGCAATCGCAATCCAGAAAGTTTTTAATCTCCCCTCACCGCCCAATTCAATTCCCAATCCAGAAGCCCTTTTCGATCCAAAATCTAAGCTAGAAGAGTTGGTCTATATTTCTTCAGGCAAGAGAAAACGTTACATCAACACTATTCATAATGAGTTGATCGCAGCAGAGGCAAATTTGGAACGACTGCGGAAATGTGCTTCATTCCTTCCTCTTGAAGAGTTTATTCGGACTATTTTTCACAGTGCAAGGGACTAG
- a CDS encoding AAA family ATPase, with amino-acid sequence MRIAGFTIRNYRSCRETSAILHPELSALIGINGSGKTNILSALLLLRKVIGWRPWGRSSEKAASQCTLRIDFEVDGRTVEYEAVIDYTTTERNTEEVISAAEKWNLRAVTGEDQWVSFPSFLFRVRREEPKYLLPQFIMEWKRTALSRGAEITPGDLPQAFMEEPILPILQTIQGFISKISYYSASQYTNPSECPAYITLEEDDYLRHRNYGRHAKFLHDLYLFKEKSPDSFQEYQSIVGKQGLRLVDKIEFHPVRVPSSEVEVRTGGRIVKKEIKRVLVVPHFVIHSTKLSPSQLSEGTFKTLAVLLYLSTDVSELLLLEEPEVCIHHGLLSSLIELIKSYSKQKQIVLSTHSDFVLDQLAPENVFLVSNSRSSGTVAVTLPEGLSARGFRALKEYLRTSGNLGEFWRHAGFEDV; translated from the coding sequence ATGCGAATCGCGGGCTTTACAATAAGAAATTACCGTTCTTGCCGTGAGACTTCGGCCATATTGCATCCTGAACTCTCTGCACTTATAGGCATCAATGGGTCTGGGAAGACAAATATACTTAGTGCCTTGCTCTTGCTCAGAAAGGTAATTGGCTGGCGCCCTTGGGGGCGTTCTTCCGAGAAAGCTGCTAGTCAATGTACATTGCGCATAGACTTTGAAGTTGATGGAAGGACTGTAGAGTATGAAGCGGTAATTGACTACACCACTACAGAAAGAAATACCGAGGAAGTGATAAGTGCGGCCGAGAAATGGAATCTTCGAGCAGTGACTGGCGAAGATCAGTGGGTTTCCTTTCCCTCATTTCTGTTTAGAGTTCGCCGAGAGGAGCCGAAGTATCTTCTCCCCCAATTTATTATGGAATGGAAGCGAACGGCGCTTTCGCGAGGGGCGGAAATTACGCCTGGTGATCTCCCTCAAGCATTTATGGAAGAACCCATTTTGCCCATTCTGCAAACCATCCAGGGGTTCATTTCAAAGATCAGCTACTACAGTGCTTCTCAATACACGAATCCATCTGAATGCCCCGCGTACATTACCTTGGAGGAGGATGACTATCTCCGGCATAGGAACTATGGTCGCCATGCCAAGTTTCTTCATGATCTTTACCTATTCAAAGAGAAGAGCCCGGATAGCTTTCAAGAATATCAATCTATTGTTGGGAAGCAAGGCTTAAGGCTTGTAGATAAGATCGAATTTCATCCTGTTCGAGTGCCCTCAAGTGAGGTCGAAGTCCGCACGGGGGGGCGCATTGTTAAAAAGGAAATCAAACGAGTACTAGTCGTCCCTCACTTCGTCATCCATAGCACCAAATTATCCCCTAGTCAGCTATCAGAGGGGACATTCAAAACTCTTGCCGTACTTCTGTATCTCAGTACAGACGTAAGCGAGTTACTTCTCTTAGAAGAGCCTGAAGTGTGCATTCATCATGGATTGCTATCCAGCCTCATTGAACTGATCAAGTCTTATTCAAAGCAAAAGCAGATTGTCCTGTCGACACATTCTGATTTTGTGCTAGATCAATTGGCTCCCGAAAATGTGTTCCTTGTTAGCAATTCGCGATCGTCCGGCACGGTCGCTGTTACTCTTCCGGAAGGACTTTCTGCCAGAGGTTTCAGGGCATTGAAAGAGTATCTGAGAACATCCGGAAACCTAGGTGAATTCTGGCGACACGCGGGTTTTGAGGATGTCTAG